In a genomic window of Littorina saxatilis isolate snail1 linkage group LG6, US_GU_Lsax_2.0, whole genome shotgun sequence:
- the LOC138968664 gene encoding amidophosphoribosyltransferase-like isoform X1, with amino-acid sequence MSDAEADVSVDDYGLREACGLFGCVANARGGVPSDLDVSHTLHMGLVGVQHRGQESAGIVTSFGTPNAPFCIKKCMGLVNNAFCDEDLKKLRGNIGIGHTRYSTQGDSDHVNIQPFVVETLQGRIAVAHNGELVNAKSLKKRCVSNNYEPTILDSGDDCLGGGNEKQLLLHGVGLSTGSDSELLTQLLTHQPECGEPNGADWLGRIKKVMGEASISYSLLIMLSDRVYAVRDPYGNRPLCLGKLLPASAFGKHYEKKQYSDNELDGWVVSSESCAFNAVGAVYYREVLPGEVVEITSQGFKSKLIVERPKGKLPAFCFFEYVYFARPDSLFEGQMVYTVRKRCGKQLAMEAPVEADLVSTVPDSATPAAIEYAHMLGIPFENVLCKNTYVGRTFIQPTTRLRQLGVAKKFGPLFENLDGKRIVLIDDSIVRGNTMGSIVRLLKRSGAKEVHIRVASPPIKYPCYMGINVPTREELIANLKTVEEIREYVGADSLHYLSIEGLLQAVEEGLDKTKPSGHCVACLTGNYPVTPEW; translated from the exons GGGTCAGGAAAGTGCCGGAATTGTGACGTCATTCGGGACACCAAACGCACCGTTTTGTATCAAGAAGTGTATGGGGCTCGTCAACAACGCATTCTGTGATGAAGATCTGAAGAAACTGAGAGGAAATATTGGCATTG GTCACACACGATACTCGACACAGGGCGACTCAGACCATGTGAACATTCAGCCCTTTGTCGTTGAGACGCTTCAAGGTCGCATTGCCGTGGCACACAATGGGGAACTGGTCAACGCAAAATCCCTCAAAAAAAGG TGCGTTAGCAACAACTATGAACCAACAATCCTAGACTCAGGTGATGACTGCCTAGGCGGCGGGAATGAAAAACAG TTGTTGCTGCACGGTGTGGGTTTGTCGACTGGGTCTGACAGCGAGCTTCTGACGCAACTTCTGACCCACCAACCTGAATGCGGGGAACCCAACGGTGCCGACTGGCTGGGCAG AATCAAAAAGGTGATGGGGGAGGCTTCAATCTCATACTCTCTTCTCATCATGCTGTCGGACAGAGTGTACGCTGTGCGCGATCCCTACGGCAACCGCCCGTTGTGTCTGGGAAAGTTGCTCCCTGCCTCTGCCTTTGGCAAACACT acgAGAAGAAGCAGTACAGTGACAATGAGTTGGACGGCTGGGTTGTCTCTTCAGAATCGTGTGCCTTCAACGCTGTGGGGGCGGTCTATTACAGAGAGGTTTTGCCCG GTGAAGTGGTGGAGATCACTAGCCAAGGGTTTAAATCCAAGCTGATTGTGGAGCGGCCCAAGGGAAAGTTGCCCGCATTCTGCTTCTTCGAGTACGTCTACTTTGCACGGCCTGACAGCCTCTTTGAAG GTCAGATGGTGTACACAGTGCGGAAGCGGTGTGGCAAACAGCTGGCCATGGAGGCACCGGTGGAGGCAGACCTGGTCAGCACGGTGCCAGACTCGGCCACGCCCGCCGCTATTGAGTACGCCCACATG TTGGGCATTCCCTTCGAGAATGTGCTGTGCAAAAACACTTACGTCGGCAGGACATTCATCCAGCCGACCACACGGTTACGACAGTTGGGCGTCGCCAAAAAGTTTGGTCCGCTCTTTGAGAACCTGGACGGCAAGCGCATCGTGCTGATTGACGATTCCATCGTGAGAGGAAACACAATGGGGTCCATCGTGCGTCTGCTCAAGAGATCTGGAGCCAAGGAG GTACACATTCGTGTGGCATCGCCACCAATCAAATACCCCTGCTACATGGGCATCAACGTTCCAACACGTGAGGAGCTGATCGCTAACCTCAAAACAGTGGAAGAGATCAGAGAATACGTTG GAGCCGACAGTCTTCACTACCTGTCCATAGAGGGTCTGTTGCAAGCGGTGGAGGAAGGGttggacaaaacaaaaccctCCGGACACTGCGTCGCCTGTCTCACTGGAAACTACCCTGTTACTCCAGAGTGGTAG
- the LOC138968664 gene encoding amidophosphoribosyltransferase-like isoform X2, translating to MSDAEADVSVDDYGLREACGLFGCVANARGGVPSDLDVSHTLHMGLVGVQHRGQESAGIVTSFGTPNAPFCIKKCMGLVNNAFCDEDLKKLRGNIGIGHTRYSTQGDSDHVNIQPFVVETLQGRIAVAHNGELVNAKSLKKRLLLHGVGLSTGSDSELLTQLLTHQPECGEPNGADWLGRIKKVMGEASISYSLLIMLSDRVYAVRDPYGNRPLCLGKLLPASAFGKHYEKKQYSDNELDGWVVSSESCAFNAVGAVYYREVLPGEVVEITSQGFKSKLIVERPKGKLPAFCFFEYVYFARPDSLFEGQMVYTVRKRCGKQLAMEAPVEADLVSTVPDSATPAAIEYAHMLGIPFENVLCKNTYVGRTFIQPTTRLRQLGVAKKFGPLFENLDGKRIVLIDDSIVRGNTMGSIVRLLKRSGAKEVHIRVASPPIKYPCYMGINVPTREELIANLKTVEEIREYVGADSLHYLSIEGLLQAVEEGLDKTKPSGHCVACLTGNYPVTPEW from the exons GGGTCAGGAAAGTGCCGGAATTGTGACGTCATTCGGGACACCAAACGCACCGTTTTGTATCAAGAAGTGTATGGGGCTCGTCAACAACGCATTCTGTGATGAAGATCTGAAGAAACTGAGAGGAAATATTGGCATTG GTCACACACGATACTCGACACAGGGCGACTCAGACCATGTGAACATTCAGCCCTTTGTCGTTGAGACGCTTCAAGGTCGCATTGCCGTGGCACACAATGGGGAACTGGTCAACGCAAAATCCCTCAAAAAAAGG TTGTTGCTGCACGGTGTGGGTTTGTCGACTGGGTCTGACAGCGAGCTTCTGACGCAACTTCTGACCCACCAACCTGAATGCGGGGAACCCAACGGTGCCGACTGGCTGGGCAG AATCAAAAAGGTGATGGGGGAGGCTTCAATCTCATACTCTCTTCTCATCATGCTGTCGGACAGAGTGTACGCTGTGCGCGATCCCTACGGCAACCGCCCGTTGTGTCTGGGAAAGTTGCTCCCTGCCTCTGCCTTTGGCAAACACT acgAGAAGAAGCAGTACAGTGACAATGAGTTGGACGGCTGGGTTGTCTCTTCAGAATCGTGTGCCTTCAACGCTGTGGGGGCGGTCTATTACAGAGAGGTTTTGCCCG GTGAAGTGGTGGAGATCACTAGCCAAGGGTTTAAATCCAAGCTGATTGTGGAGCGGCCCAAGGGAAAGTTGCCCGCATTCTGCTTCTTCGAGTACGTCTACTTTGCACGGCCTGACAGCCTCTTTGAAG GTCAGATGGTGTACACAGTGCGGAAGCGGTGTGGCAAACAGCTGGCCATGGAGGCACCGGTGGAGGCAGACCTGGTCAGCACGGTGCCAGACTCGGCCACGCCCGCCGCTATTGAGTACGCCCACATG TTGGGCATTCCCTTCGAGAATGTGCTGTGCAAAAACACTTACGTCGGCAGGACATTCATCCAGCCGACCACACGGTTACGACAGTTGGGCGTCGCCAAAAAGTTTGGTCCGCTCTTTGAGAACCTGGACGGCAAGCGCATCGTGCTGATTGACGATTCCATCGTGAGAGGAAACACAATGGGGTCCATCGTGCGTCTGCTCAAGAGATCTGGAGCCAAGGAG GTACACATTCGTGTGGCATCGCCACCAATCAAATACCCCTGCTACATGGGCATCAACGTTCCAACACGTGAGGAGCTGATCGCTAACCTCAAAACAGTGGAAGAGATCAGAGAATACGTTG GAGCCGACAGTCTTCACTACCTGTCCATAGAGGGTCTGTTGCAAGCGGTGGAGGAAGGGttggacaaaacaaaaccctCCGGACACTGCGTCGCCTGTCTCACTGGAAACTACCCTGTTACTCCAGAGTGGTAG